One window from the genome of Podospora pseudocomata strain CBS 415.72m chromosome 6, whole genome shotgun sequence encodes:
- a CDS encoding hypothetical protein (EggNog:ENOG50KOG0504; COG:I): MEEWQVQPQTMNPTGPLGRGSRGKLDLAKCDHCRKDRKKCTPQPRQWPQRCDRCEDKGFKCSPSTQARKRRREKPRGLLLSASFLPQDRPSTHPCDDWTHADLSDAISFLKILYRVRTKISLWEKDLGTIYVREDIETLCNIGCEFVTVIETLHENLLEHIASKIAGLSTGQNDSENTALEASRLHLAACSILQAKNTEWNEKDYESLSVTESTLINSMIKSNLLNDEIGAVLILEDELLAKRAHSRKDSLHTVETLASRFEMFRPVMEKLWNWCTVPSKATNLLYGGMSVIERFRNASVIDVNATWVRTLVMEKATWSLQDCLGSPILHGILRGLGRGLWIPSREEEKYLYSNIGPYCDQHNPADILGRSAIHIAVQYNVPGAVTALLESNINPDQEADNGKLALHLAAASGHLEACKVLLNHTENVWRPDHLEKTAIDYALCNGNRDIVRLLLESGIGDYDVASISWMVLIAAMEQCKTFGVCTEVLNWYEMAFSPASLDTFQDSNGATVLHLAVVMGNLEVVQELAKRSAKWRRGSINLQDEEGQTALCLAVCQKAEKDWLAIIRTLLGIDGIDIDVRDHKGKAPMDYAKEGELSLVVRMLENKQNASTRGEATNTSKHCLQTTHSVPEGVALPIPSQQPLHLLPPPASEPGYWSQGYSPHFSQDNNINQPF; this comes from the exons ATGGAAGAGTGGCAAGTCCAGCCACAAACGATGAATCCTACTGGGCCATTGGGGCGGGGCTCCCGTGGGAAGCTCGACCTCGCGAAATGCGATCACTGCCGTAAAGATAGGAAGAAG TGCACACCACAACCACGCCAATGGCCTCAGAGATGCGATCGTTGCGAAGACAAAGGCTTCAAGTGCTCGCCCAGCACACAGGCTCGCAAgcgaagaagagaaaaaccAAGAGGCCTCCTGCTCTCGGCAAGCTTCCTTCCTCAGGACCGCCCATCGACTCATCCTTGTGACGATTGGACCCATGCAGATTT GTCGGACGCGATTAGCTTCTTGAAGATTTTGTATCGTGTGAGAACGAAAATATCCCTTTGGGAAAAGGATCTAGGTACTATATACGTGCGGGAGGACATTGAAACCCTTTGCAACATCGGGTGTGAATTCGTTACTGTCATAGAGACTCTCCATGAGAATCTCCTCGAACACATCGCTTCTAAAATTGCTGGTCTTTCGACCGGACAAAACGATTCGGAGAACACGGCGTTAGAAGCCTCCAGATTACACCTTGCGGCCTGCAGCATCCTGCAAGCCAAAAACACCGAATGGAATGAGAAAGACTACGAATCACTCTCTGTTACCGAATCCACCCTCATCAACTCGATGATCAAGAGTAACCTTCTCAATGATGAGATAGGTGCTGTTTTGATCTTGGAGGATGAGCTTTTGGCCAAGAGGGCACATAGCCGCAAAGACAGCTTACATACCGTCGAAACCCTAGCCAGTCGATTTGAGATGTTCCGTCCTGTCATGGAGAAACTCTGGAACTGGTGCACGGTGCCATCCAAGGCAACTAATCTACTGTACGGAGGGATGTCTGTAATTGAAAGGTTTCGAAATGCTTCCGTCATTGACGTCAATGCTACTTGGGTTCGAACATTGGTCATGGAAAAGGCTACCTGGAGCCTGCAGGACTGTCTTGGCTCCCCCATTCTGCATGGTATTCTTCGAGGACTTGGCCGAGGGCTGTGGATCCCATCacgagaagaggaaaagtaCCTATACAGCAACATTGGCCCTTACTGCGACCAACACAATCCGGCAGACATTCTCGGTCGCTCTGCCATACACATTGCCGTTCAATACAACGTACCTGGAGCTGTCACAGCTCTACTTGAGTCAAATATCAATCCCGACCAGGAGGCCGACAACGGGAAGCTCGCACTGCACTTGGCAGCCGCCTCAGGACATTTGGAGGCTTGCAAAGTTCTCCTGAACCACACCGAGAACGTCTGGCGCCCTGATCACCTCGAAAAGACTGCTATAGACTATGCTTTATGCAATGGCAATCGGGATATTGTCAGGCTTTTATTGGAGAGTGGCATTGGGGATTACGACGTCGCGAGCATTTCGTGGATGGTACTAATTGCTGCAATGGAGCAATGTAAAACCTTTGGTGTGTGCACAGAGGTTTTGAATTGGTACGAAATGGCATTTTCCCCTGCCTCCCTTGACACTTTCCAGGATAGCAATGGAGCCACGGTGTTACATCTCGCAGTTGTTATGGGCAATCTCGAGGTTGTTCAGGAGCTTGCAAAACGGAGTGCCAAGTGGCGCCGGGGCTCGATCAACCTacaagatgaagaaggccaaACAGCGCTATGCTTAGCGGTGTGCCAAAAAGCAGAAAAGGACTGGTTAGCTATCATCCGGACTCTTTTAGGGATTGATGGGATTGACATCGACGTTCGGGATCACAAGGGAAAGGCGCCAATGGATTATGCAAAAGAAGGCGAACTATCTCTTGTGGTGCGCATGTTGGAAAATAAGCAGAATGCATCAACTCGAGGAGAGGCCACCAATACCAGTAAACACTGCCTGCAGACAACTCATTCTGTGCCAGAGGGTGTCGCTTTACCTATACCTTCGCAGCAGCCACTTCacctcctgcctcctcctgcttcagAACCAGGGTATTGGTCGCAAGGTTATTCTCCTCATTTCTCCcaagacaacaacatcaaccaaccaTTCTGA
- a CDS encoding hypothetical protein (EggNog:ENOG503P2K1) — protein sequence MFDGRIIATSTVSLAYRISIVVNGTEDPSWDGAEVAVTAYVEIFGTVIVASAPALYTFWTRIFTETRLYATLRSGFWFKQRTEPDIRLGQWKTWPAAHGVAAVPVRAEVVGTESSQDLIQEHGGNGGILKTVTVTREVVGDQGGRGGLG from the exons ATGTTTGATGGCAGGATTATTGCCACAAGCACAGTCAGTCTGGCGTATCGGATATCGATTGTGGTGAatgggactgaggaccctTCTTGGGATGGGGCTGAGGTGGCTGTTACTGC ATATGTGGAAATATTCGGCACTGTGATTGTCGCCTCTGCACCGGCTTTGTACACGTTTTGGACTCGCATCTTTACAGAAACAAGACTCTATGCGACATTGAGATCTGGCTTTTGGTTCAAGCAGAGAACAGAACCTGACATCAGACTGGGTCAATGGAAGACTTGGCCAGCCGCGCATGGCGTGGCGGCAGTGCCTGTGAGAGCCGAAGTTGTGGGGACAGAGAGCAGTCAAGACTTGATCCAGGAGCATGGCGGGAATGGTGGGATACTGAAGACTGTGACTGTGACGCGTGAGGTTGTGGGTGATCAGGGAGGACGTGGGGGACTTGGCTAG
- a CDS encoding hypothetical protein (EggNog:ENOG503P2K1), with product MRLWELVYSKPDGHYLRALCLFLKYETKIQSLPISNSDALSELPFENGINHQSWNMTTLQHATTGNLNGNRPPSPSGQVENLESVILGTGAALMPITVAIAMVRIATGRAVSKLHVDDFARLGVARHAWDIPLTSINPQVYQVWAAHTVLGIISFFNTKALILTFYLRLFGTVRWVRWMCYSLLSLSVVIYGMIGLWYVAGCVPKNSKLPVCDETGPLILAGGVFTVVADVMLFGMPFPVIRGLRLGRDKKRGLVVLFGFAIL from the exons ATGCGACTCTGGGAATTAGTCTACAGCAAACCCGATGGCCATTATTTACGAGCTCTTTGTTTGTTCTTAAAATACGAAACCAAAATACAGTCTCTGCCTATCTCCAACTCTGATGCACTGTCTGAACTACCTTTCGAGAATGGAATAAACCACCAGTCTTGGAACATGACTACCCTGCAGCATGCCACCACCGGCAACCTCAACGGAAACCGACCGCCTTCACCATCGGGTCAAGTCGAGAACTTGGAATCGGTTATACTGGGAACAGGCGCGGCGTTGATGCCCATCACTGTCGCCATCGCGATGGTCCGGATTGCAACCGGGCGGGCAGTTTCAAAACTGCATGTTGACGATT TCGCCCGGCTAGGCGTAGCCCGTCACGCCTGGGACATCCCACTTACCAGCATCAACCCTCAAGTCTACCAAGTCTGGGCTGCGCACACTGTTTTGGGTATCATCTCCTTTTTCAACACCAAGGCCCTCATCCTGACGTTTTATCTCCGGCTTTTTGGGACTGTGCGCTGGGTGAGGTGGATGTGTTACTCTCTTTTGAGCCTGTCGGTGGTTATATACGGTATGATTGGGCTCTGGTACGTCGCTGGTTGCGTACCCAAGAACTCGAAGCTGCCTGTGTGTGATGAGACAGGGCCGTTGATATTAGCGGGAGGGGTGTTCACTGTGGTGGCGGATGTGATGTTGTTTGGGATGCCGTTTCCGGTTATCAGGGGGTTGAGGCTTGGGAGGGAtaagaagagggggttggtggtgttgtttgggtttgCGATTCTGTGA
- a CDS encoding hypothetical protein (EggNog:ENOG503P5S1) has translation MAHSSPSMQPSVQLPSPQSLDDQPGLEVVPHDNLPEVRPEEEPKFYLSPAQNQDQKIVLGEDYPQVVDGNGEIEVGSPASTEKGTLPPVSKSYQRRKWWIIGGTACAVVAIIVGVTLGVVLSLKARNNDGNAAINGTSGPVTIRQGSKLSAAGWRKENGYVERYLFYLDPQGQIRRSRSITGKGNSTSTWEVLPVLDLEATNGTSLAATIALHGTDYNPQTALFYEADRKVFGTMFNQARQPNILIDNVSGGYSRGFADLAMGNEAKLAAYWPYVVAQHETGDIIQVDHMLGDGLVPTEDWYVQNLNITAYEGSSLCIVPTSSNFTEIKTSKAYGVVYQKPNQGLAIHYPAFEPGTPDAGQLERVPETFPELYTFPPQTPMAAFAVPRGSNDNDSLVDIYLVIKSYTGKFAVWFSENSSSWREEFPAVFQEVDEDSDIACSTMAVTNMDWERKEVPLERGEVRCYFQRNGTIVEVAFENLIWTEVGVVPIP, from the exons ATGGCCCACTCGTCACCTTCCATGCAGCCTTCGGTGCAGCTGCCTTCTCCACAGTCCCTCGACGACCAGCCAGGCCTCGAGGTCGTGCCGCACGATAACCTCCCCGAAGTTCGACCCGAGGAAGAGCCAAAGTTCTATCTGTCACCGGCTCAAAATCAAGATCAAAAGATCGTCCTCGGCGAAGATTATCCCCAGGTAGTCGACGGCAACGGGGAAATAGAGGTTGGTAGCCCAGCTTCAACAGAAAAGGGCACGCTTCCTCCTGTCAGCAAATCCTACCAAAGGAGAAAATGGTGGATTATTGGCGGTACTGCTTGTGCAGTAGTTGCCATTATTGTCGGCGTTACTCTCGGTGTTGTGTTATCACTGAAAGCCCGCAACAATGATGGCAACGCCGCCATAAATGGCACGTCGGGACCAGTAACCATCCGCCAAGGCTCAAAGCTTTCAGCAGCGGGCTGGCGCAAAGAAAATGGTTATGTTGAGAGGTATCTCTTTTATCTCGACCCTCAAGGTCAGATCAGACGCTCGCGAAGTATCACCGGCAAGGGCAATTCTACCTCCACATGGGAAGTGCTGCCAGTGCTTGACCTAGAAGCAACCAACGGCACTTCACTGGCAGCCACCATTGCCCTTCATGGCACAGATTACAAT CCGCAAACTGCATTGTTTTACGAGGCGGACAGAAAGGTCTTCGGCACCATGTTCAATCAAGCCAGACAACCAAACATTCTGATCGACAACGTTTCGGGAGGGTACAGTCGTGGTTTCGCGGACCTAGCCATGGGTAACGAGGCTAAACTTGCGGCATACTGGCCCTATGTCGTGGCTCAACATGAGACGGGTGATATCATTCAAGTTGATCACATGCTGGGGGATGGTCTTGTCCCCACCGAGGACTGGTATGTCCAGAatctcaacatcaccgcctACGAGGGCTCGTCGCTATGCATAGTACCCACCAGTTCCAACTTCACCGAGATCAAGACATCCAAAGCCTATGGTGTAGTCTACCAGAAGCCCAATCAGGGCTTGGCCATCCATTACCCTGCCTTTGAGCCAGGCACGCCCGACGCCGGGCAGCTCGAACGGGTTCCTGAAA CATTCCCCGAGCTCTACACATTCCCGCCCCAGACTCCGATGGCCGCTTTTGCCGTCCCCCGAGGCtccaacgacaacgacagcCTCGTGGACATCTACCTTGTCATCAAGAGTTACACTGGCAAATTTGCCGTTTGGTTCAGCGAGAACTCATCCTCTTGGAGAGAGGAATTCCCTGCGGTTTTccaggaggttgatgaagatTCGGACATTGCATGTTCCACCATGGCAGTCACAAACATGGACTGGGAAAGGAAGGAGGTCCCGCTGGAGCGTGGCGAAGTGCGGTGTTATTTTCAGCGTAATGGCACTATTGTTGAAGTAGCTTTTGAAAATTTGATTTGGActgaggttggggtggtgccGATACCATGA
- a CDS encoding hypothetical protein (COG:H; EggNog:ENOG503NU4M; CAZy:GT69) — MKPRAPSLPSSRLLRTLLSRSALKKVLLAFFLWTLLESHIIYYRLIRTEREARAHHSLQTRRVFIASLHWNNEKILRSSWNAAVLDLVNTLGPNNVFVSVYESGSWDDSKGALRELDEQLEKTGVGRKIVLDKETHKDLLHSTPGQEGGWIAVGKEKQLMPRRIPYLSKLRNKSLEPLIELAENGTSFDHVLFLGDVVFNTQDIMMLLDTNKGSYAAACSMDFSKPPQFYDTFALRDSAGHEHVTQTWPYFRSGNSRSALINGLPAPVSSCWNGIVAMPATAFMGIQGLKFRGVQDSLAEYHVEGSECCLIHADNPQSRTKGVFLNPNVRVGYKPEAYKAVHPVGSSWVSLSQIWFGLWKNRLGRWLTTPWFKESTIRRRVAQWAGEGGKGVVREEKGGFCLINEMQVVVHNGWKHL; from the coding sequence ATGAAACCACGAGCcccttctctcccctcctcgcgATTACTCcgcaccctcctctcccgctcaGCCCTCAAGAaggtcctcctcgccttcttcctctggaCACTCCTCGAGTCCCATATCATTTACTACCGCCTCATCCGCACCGAGCGAGAAGCCCGAGCCCATCACTCCCTACAAACCCGCCGAGTCTTCATTGCCAGTCTGCATTGGAACAACGAGAAAATCCTCCGCTCTAGCTGGAACGCCGCCGTTCTCGACCTGGTTAACACCCTCGGACCAAACAATGTCTTTGTCAGTGTATACGAAAGTGGAAGTTGGGATGACTCGAAGGGCGCGCTAAGGGAGCTAGATGAACAACTTGAGAAGACGGGAGTAGGGCGGAAGATTGTGCTGGATAAGGAGACGCACAAAGACCTCCTACACAGCACCCCGGGGCaggaagggggttggattgCGGTGGGCAAAGAGAAGCAgttgatgccgaggaggataCCGTACCTCTCGAAACTGCGCAACAAGTCTTTGGAACCGCTGATTGAATTGGCTGAGAATGGGACGAGCTTCGACCATGTGCTGTTTCTCGGAGATGTAGTCTTCAACACGCAAGATATCATGATGCTGCTGGATACCAACAAGGGGAGCTACGCTGCGGCATGCTCCATGGACTTCAGCAAGCCGCCACAATTCTACGATACCTTTGCGCTGAGGGACTCGGCTGGGCATGAGCATGTAACACAGACTTGGCCATACTTCAGGTCAGGGAATTCCCGCTCAGCTTTGATAAACGGACTACCTGCGCCGGTGTCCAGTTGCTGGAATGGTATCGTGGCAATGCCAGCGACGGCTTTCATGGGGATCCAAGGACTGAAGTTCAGGGGCGTTCAGGACAGCCTTGCGGAATACCATGTTGAAGGGTCAGAGTGCTGCCTGATTCATGCCGACAACCCGCAGTCAAGGACGAAAGGAGTATTTCTCAACCCAAATGTCAGGGTTGGGTACAAGCCGGAAGCATACAAGGCCGTGCATCCGGTGGGCAGCAGCTGGGTGTCGCTGAGCCAGATCTGGTTTGGGCTATGGAAGAATCGGCTGGGGCGGTGGCTCACTACGCCTTGGTTCAAAGAGAGCACGATACGCAGGAGGGTGGCTCAGTGGGCAGGCgaaggaggaaagggagtagtgcgggaggagaagggtgggTTTTGCCTGATCAACGAGATGCAGGTGGTAGTGCATAATGGGTGGAAGCATTTGTAG
- a CDS encoding hypothetical protein (EggNog:ENOG503PYPW), which translates to MDPFSIGIGCITLLEVAQKTIKQLYQLSKRYNDARSDLFKTMNQLRSLAYVLELIRYDEGTQHTDSPNRKNDLIMDQVNLCMDIIEELQVVITSINDSRVKWAISGKAAVENIHKQLQTATEQLELTLGVHTLAVAKDIKKDATELLLGQEQIGAQVQRLSEHMGLRDNTGPYHRSSPTTIPSWSRTSQGVCVEASGQCDSSVGAMAGTHESVNDGNYTNDTPSPTNSSQWSGSTAYSPPASISSPISVIDVTATLVTPNVKPIYHHTAETGSWSQYLDPATVAPGTPDITFWPSEMQYSPITMAHKTAKLSKEITVEHVETPTAPSKEEVIRNQFKEAAWSLAPKKKQKSVRETFKEMVRLKAAASVAA; encoded by the exons ATGGATCCATTTTCTATCGGCATTGGCTGTATCACCCTACTCGAAGTTGCACAAAAGACAATTAAACAGCTTTACCAGCTTAGCAAGCGTTATAATGACGCCCGATCAGATTTATTCAAGACTATGAATCAACTTCGAAGCCTAGCCTATGTACTGGAGCTTATTCGGTATGACGAAGGAACCCAGCACACGGATAGCCCGAACCGAAAAAATGATCTCATTATGGACCAAGTCAATCTCTGTATGGACATCATCGAGGAGCTCCAGGTTGTGATTACCTCCATCAACGACTCACGCGTCAAGTGGGCCATCTCTGGCAAGGCCGCGGTGGAGAATATCCACAAGCAATTACAAACGGCGACTGAACAGCTTGAGCTTACCTTGGGGGTGCATACGTT AGCCGTCGCCAAAGATATCAAGAAGGACGCTACTGAACTGCTGTTGGGTCAAGAACAGATCGGTGCCCAGGTTCAACGCCTGTCCGAACATATGGGACTGAGGGATAACACCGGACCGTACCATCGGTCTagtcccaccaccattccATCATGGTCAAGGACCTCACAAGGTGTCTGTGTCGAAGCCAGCGGACAGTGCGATTCATCTGTTGGTGCCATGGCTGGCACTCATGAGTCTGTCAACGATGGAAACTACACCAACgacacaccatcaccaacaaacagCAGTCAATGGAGTGGATCAACTGCATACTCGCCGCCTGCTTCTATCTCTTCTCCCATCAGTGTTATTGACGTAACTGCCACTCTCGTCACCCCCAACGTCAAGCCCATCTATCATCATACAGCCGAAACTGGATCGTGGTCTCAATACCTGGACCCGGCTACAGTAGCTCCAGGTACTCCCGATATCACATTTTGGCCTAGCGAGATGCAGTACTCACCAATAACCATGGCGCATAAGACCGCGAAACTCTCTAAAGAGATCACTGTTGAACATGTCGAGAcacccaccgccccctcaaAAGAAGAGGTTATTCGCAACCAGTTCAAGGAAGCCGCTTGGTCATTAGCTCCtaagaagaaacaaaagtcagTCAGGGAGACATTCAAGGAGATGGTCAGGCTGAAGGCAGCTGCGTCTGTCGCTGCTTGA
- a CDS encoding hypothetical protein (EggNog:ENOG503NYYQ) produces the protein MRPDFFDRLPPPTALLLLSSLLDLSNAHILQPLPRRVPVVPPTTTVLYHPLSVVSWPLRPTPPPSRDLFALRRRQDNTVCGYLGGDQNLAATCSAGSHCVLDTENNVVGCCPNGEASCTAGVFTGCVDANSGPQTEVNPYVFTCGGSDVCYKNVFQGGASQYGCGSASDLATIVLTSASGLTTQVTFPTVSLSLTQAVSTLSEPTTLGTVTNTASSSTGTESASSTETESTSSSVSSSSSTSPSTSTSSPSSTQSSTQSSSTSTPTTTETTSPATDAPETGRAQTTNRTGVIVGATIGGLAVLIALVALLAFCIRRRQNANARSGPGKGSIRGQNISTPRPGPGTGFAAIPQDSDAFETGPSPNPMFAGQNQPSPQQQMKSIPLMTAVPPRMPFQNDVSPIGQDDISPYAYSGAGGVVSAITPHSHTSYPPSDELSMQYQHMQQQGQYPAIYSGAAAIPVVHNGRGDENRLESDQVPLTREIDDFSHGFSAALDRIGEEDEEDHLRREEGGDDLGEMNMSGGRRGDVGEGPPGDYSRVASSVYSRGSNGGGRPLWQQNRRPSKTGMWM, from the coding sequence ATGAGACCCGATTTCTTTGATCGATTGCCACCACCGACAGCTCTACTGTTGCTATCGAGTCTGCTTGATCTGAGCAACGCCCATATTCTTCAACCATTACCCAGGAGGGTACCAGTTGTTCCGCCAACCACAACAGTCCTATACCACCCATTGAGTGTTGTCTCATGGCCTCTtcgaccaacaccaccgccttcACGAGACCTCTTTGCTCTTCGTCGGCGACAGGACAATACAGTATGCGGTTACTTGGGAGGTGACCAGAATTTGGCAGCGACGTGTAGCGCCGGTTCGCATTGCGTGCTGGATACGGAGAACAATGTGGTGGGGTGCTGCCCAAACGGAGAAGCTTCTTGCACGGCAGGTGTGTTTACCGGATGTGTAGATGCGAACAGCGGGCCACAGACGGAGGTGAACCCATACGTTTTTACCTGTGGGGGAAGTGATGTGTGTTACAAGAATGTTTTTCAGGGAGGAGCTTCTCAGTACGGGTGCGGTTCTGCGAGCGACCTGGCCACGATAGTTTTGACGAGCGCAAGTGGTTTGACGACGCAGGTCACCTTTCCCACCGTGAGTCTCAGTCTGACACAAGCTGTCTCTACGCTGAGCGAGCCAACGACGCTGGGGACGGTAACCAATACCgcctcaagctcaacaggAACGGAATCGGCCAGTTCAACAGAAACAGAGTCGACAAGCTCAAGTGTTTCGTCCTCCAGCTCTACTTCcccctcaacatcaacctcctcaccatcatcaacgcaATCTTCAACAcaatcatcctccacctccacgccaaccaccaccgaaaccacctcccccgcaaCCGACGCTCCGGAAACCGGACGAGCGCAAACAACGAACCGAACAGGCGTAATAGTAGGCGCCACAATCGGCGGTCTCGCCGTCCTCATCGCCCTGGTAGCCCTTCTCGCCTTTTGcatccgccgccgacaaAACGCCAACGCGAGATCGGGCCCCGGGAAAGGAAGCATCCGCGGACAAAACATCAGCACCCCCCGCCCCGGTCCAGGAACTGGCTTCGCCGCCATCCCCCAAGACAGCGACGCCTTTGAGACCGGTCCCAGCCCCAACCCGATGTTCGCCGGGCAAAACCAACCCTCACCGCAACAACAAATGAAGAGTATACCCCTCATGACGGCAGTGCCGCCCCGCATGCCCTTCCAAAACGACGTCTCACCCATCGGCCAAGACGATATTTCTCCCTATGCTTATTCTGGCGCCGGGGGAGTGGTCTCAGCTATCACCCCCCACTCTCACACCTCTTACCCCCCTAGCGACGAGTTGAGCATGCAATATCAGCATatgcagcagcagggacAATACCCGGCTATCTACAGCGGCGCGGCGGCCATCCCTGTTGTGCACAACGGGAGGGGAGATGAGAACAGACTCGAGTCGGATCAGGTACCGCTCACAAGGGAGATTGACGATTTTAGCCACGGGTTTAGTGCGGCGCTGGATAGGatcggggaggaggatgaggaggatcatttgaggagggaggaagggggggatgatttgggggagatgaatATGAGTGGTGGTCGGCGGGgagatgttggggaggggccACCAGGGGATTATAGCAGGGTGGCGAGTTCGGTGTATAGTCGGGGGAGCaatgggggtgggaggccGTTGTGGCAGCAGAATAGACGACCGAGTAAGACTGGGATGTGGATGTGA
- a CDS encoding hypothetical protein (EggNog:ENOG503P1HD; COG:E; MEROPS:MER0034659): MSPSILVVLTSHADLADTGKKTGWYLSEFSHPHHVFASSSPPPKITVASPRGGAAPLDQSSIEAAKDDEISVEFLHKQSALWEATTPLSQILQQGIDSYDALFFPGGHGPMFDLAGDKESQEIVKRFWEAGKIVSAVCHGPAALVNVKLSNGYYLLKGKKVTAFSNSEEDGVGLSEKMPFMLETRIKEVGAEYEKAGQDWGEKLVVDGKLITGQNPASAKAVGEAILKVI, encoded by the exons AtgtccccctccatcctcgtaGTCCTCACTTCCCACGCCGACCTGGCCGACACAGGCAAAAAAACAGGCTGGTACCTCTCCGAgttctcccacccccaccacgtTTTTgcgtcttcctcccctccccccaaaatcaCTGTCGCCTCCCCCCGCGGCGGCGCCGCTCCCCTGGACCAGTCCTCCATCGAAGCCGCCAAAGACGACGAGATCTCTGTTGAGTTCTTGCACAAGCAATCCGCCCTCTGGGAGGCCACCACTCCCCTTTCCCAGATCCTTCAACAAGGCATCGACAGCTACGacgccctcttcttccccggcgGCCACGGCCCCATGTTTGATCTCGCCGGCGATAAGGAATCGCAGGAGATTGTAAAGAGGTTTTGGGAGGCGGGAAAGATCGTCAGCGCTGTTTG CCATGGACCTGCCGCGTTGGTGAATGTCAAGTTGAGCAATGGGTATTACCTCCtcaaggggaagaaggtgacCGCTTTTAGCAAttccgaggaggacggcgttGGACTTTCGGAGAAGATGCCTTTCATGCTGGAGACCAGGATCAAGGAGGTTGGCGCGGAGTACGAAAAGGCTGGCCAGGACTGGGGGGAGAAgctcgttgttgatgggaaGCTCATCACGGGGCAGAACCCTGCAAGTGCAAAGGCAGTTGGAGAGGCTATTCTGAAGGTTATTTAG